The following is a genomic window from Stenotrophomonas maltophilia.
TGTCCTCGGGAATGGCGCCATCGTGCTCGATGGTCAGGTAGGAAATGCAGCGCCGCGCATCCAGTCGTTGCGGGCCGGTGATCGCGCGGGTGGGGCAGACATCGATGCAGCGCGTGCAGGTACCGCAGTGCGCGGTGGCCGGGGTGTCGATCGGCAGCGGGATATCGATGTAGATCTCGCCGATGAAGAACCACGAGCCACCGTGCCGATCGATCAGGCAGGTGTGCTTGCCGATCCAGCCAAGCCCGGCATTGCGCGCCAGCGCGCGTTCCAGTACCGGTGCCGAATCGACGAAGACGCGGTAGCCCAGCGGCGCCACTTCATCGTTGATCTGCGTGGCCAGCTTCTGCAGGCGGTTGCGCATCAGCTTGTGATAGTCGCGGCCCAGCGCGTAGCGCGCCACATAGGCACGGCCCGGGTCGGCCAGGGTGGCCCACGCTTCGGTATCGTCCTTGTGGCTGTAGTCCATGCCGACCGAGATCACCCGCACCGTGCCCGGCAGCAGCTCGGCCGGTCGCGCGCGCAGCGTGCCGTGGCGCGCCATCCAGTCCATCGTGCCGTACAGGCCCTGGCCCAGCCAGTCGGCCAGGTGTGCTTCATCCTCGCCCAGCTCGATGCCGGCGATGCCGCAGCGCTGGAAGCCATGCGCACGGGCCAGTTCGCGGATGCGCTGCACGGCCTGGGCCGGATCGACAGGGGCGGGGACGGGGGACATGAGCACCAGTATAAAATCCCGGCATGCCCGATCTCTCTCTTCTGTTCGACACCGCCGCCGCGCGCACGCTCGATGCGCGCGCCTCGGCATTGGCCGGTGACGGTGGCTGGGGCCTGATGGCACAGGCCGGCCTGGCCGGCTGGCAATGCCTGCTGCAGCAGTGGCCCGAGGCCCGAGCGTTGTGCGTGCTGGTCGGCGCCGGCAACAACGGCGGCGATGGCTACGTGCTGGCCACCCATGCGCTGCGGTCGGGACGCCCGGTGCAGGTGGTCACGCTGCCGGGCAAGGCACCTGCCACGGCGCTGGCCCGCCAGGCCGCGGCGGACTTTGCGGCGGCAGGTGGCTGCGTCGTCGCGTTCGACGGCCAGCTGCCGGCGGCCGAGGTGTATGTGGACGCGTTGTTCGGGCTTGGCCTGGACCGGGCGCCGGCGGGCGAGGCCCTGGCGCTGATCGAGGCGCTCAACAGCACAACGGCACCGGTACTGGCGCTGGACGTGCCCAGTGGCGTCGACGCCGATAACGGTCGCGTGCCGGGGGGGGCGGTGAAGGCCGAGGTCACACTGCAGTTCATCGCCTGCCACCGTGGCCTGTACACCGGCGATGCACTGGAACACGTGGGCCAGCGCCGGTTGGCGCCGCTGGAACTGCCTGACGCCGCCTGGGACGGCATTGCCGCCAGCGCGCAGCGCTGGACGGGGGAGCGTCTGCCGGCGCTGTTGCCACCTCGCCGGGCCAATACCCACAAGGGTGAATCCGGCCACGTGCTGTGCATTGGCGGCAACCATGGCAGCGGCGGTGCGGTGATGCTGGCCGCCGCCGCCGCGCTGCGCGCAGGTGCCGGGCTGGTCAGCGTCGGCAGCCGTCGCGATCACGTGGCACCGTTGCTGGCGCGCCTGCCCGAGGCGATGAGCCACGCGCTGGAAGACGGCGATGCGCTGCCCGCACTGCTGGACAGGGCCAGGGTGGTGGCGATCGGTCCGGGGCTGGGCCAGGACGAATGGGCGCGGGCGCTGTCTGCGCGGGCGCTGGCCTGTGGCAAGCCGCTGGTGGTCGACGCCGATGCGCTGAACCTGCTGGCGCAGGACCCGCACGCGTTGCCCGAGGCCATCCTCACCCCGCATCCGGGTGAGGCTGCGCGTCTGCTGGGCTGCAGGACTGCCGACATCCAGGCCGACCGCTATGCCAGTGCGCAGGCGCTGGCCGAGCGCTTCCATGCCGTGGTGGTACTGAAGGGCGCGGGCAGCATCGTGGCCGCGCCCGCGCAGCTGCCGCGACTGATCGCCGCCGGCAACCCCGGCATGGCCGTCGGTGGTATGGGCGACCTGCTCACCGGCATCATTGCCAGTCTGCGTGCGCAGGGCCTGTGCGCGTTCGATGCCGCCGCCGCCGGCGCGCTGCTGCACGCACTGGCCGGCGATGCCGCTGCGGCCGAAGGCGCGCGCGGCCTGCTTCCCACCGACCTGCTGGCGCCGCTGCGGCGACTGGCCAACCCGGAACACTCCCCATGACTGACTTCTTCCTTGCCGACAGCGACGCCACCGAACGGCTGGGGCAGTGGCTGGCGGCCAGCCGGCCGCCGCAGGCGCTGGTCGAACTGCGCGGCGACCTCGGTGCCGGCAAGTCCACTACTGCGCGCGCCCTGCTGCGCGCGTTGGGCGTGCAGGGCGCGATCCGCAGCCCGACCTACACCCTGGTCGAGCGCTATCCACTGGCGAGCGGCGGCGAGGCCTGGCACCTGGACCTGTACCGGATCGGTCAGGCCGGCGAGCTGGATTTCCTCGGCCTGGACGAGGGCGGTGCGGTGCTGTGGCTGGTCGAATGGCCCGAGCGCGGTGCCGGCGCGCTGCCGCCGACCGACCTGGTGGTGGCGCTGGAGATCGAGGGTCACGGCCGTCGGGTCCGTCTCACCGCGGCAAGCGACATCGGTCGTGAATGGCTGCAACGGCTCCCGCAAGGGGGCGACTTGCAGGCCATTTCTGCCGGCTGACGAGAACAAACACCGGCAGGTTACGGATTATTAAGGAAAAAGGTGTTGCATTCCGTTCAGCGCGGTGATTGAATCCTGAGCCATGCGCCCGGGGAACCGTCTCATCGCCATCTGTGCCGCCGTCGGACTGGGTCTGGCGAGCGTCAGTGCGTGGGCTGGTGAAGTCCGCCAGGTGCTGCTGAACACCGGTGCCACCGGCACCCGCGCCGAGATCTCGCTGGTCGGCAGCGGCGGCTACAAGACCCTGTCGCTGGCCGGTCCGAACCGCCTGGTGGTCGATTTCCCCGACTCCAGCGCCATCCGCAACCTGAAGATGCCGGCCGCACAGGGCGTGGTCACGGCCGTGCGCACCGGACAGCCGGTGCCGGGTACGTTCCGCGTGGTGTTCGACCTTGCCGAATCGGTGGCGCCGTTCCGCCCGCAGATGCAGCGCGAGGGCAACGAATCCAAGCTCGTGATCGAGTGGCCGGGCGATGGCCCGGCCGTGGCCGCCCAGCGTCCGGCACCGACACTTCCGGCGCCGACCACCGCTCCGGCCCCGAGCGCGGCCGAAAGTGCGCAGTCGCGTACCGATGCCGCACGCGCCACCGCGTTGTTGACTGCACAGGTGCAGCAGCAGGCCAGCGCCACGGCTGCAGCGCCCGCCGCGCCGACGCCGGCACCGTCCACCGCGCCGGTCCAGGTCGCCGCGGCAGGGACCACGGCCAGCAGTACCCCTTCGTCCTCGCCAGCCGCGATCCTCGCCGGCCAGCGCACCGCTGCCGTGGTGAGCACGCCGCCGGCCACCGTTCCCACACCGGCGCCAGCGGCGCCGGTTGAAGCGCCACGCCCGGCGATGCCCAGCGATGCCTCGCGCATCCGCATGCAGCCGGGCATGCGCCATCTGGTGGTGGCGATCGATCCCGGCCACGGTGGCCAGGACCCGGGCGCGATCGGCCCGACCGGCAAGCGTGAGAAGGATGTCACCCTGGCGGTGGCCCGCGAACTGGCCCGCCAGGTCAACGCCACGCCCGGCCTGAAGGCCTACCTGACCCGCGACAGCGACGTCTTCATCCCGCTGCCGATGCGTGCGCAGAAGGCGCGTGCGAACAAGGCCGACATCTTCATCTCGATCCACGCCGATGCCGCCGAAAACCGCTCGGCAACCGGTTCGTCGGTGTATGTGCTATCGACCAAGGGCGCGTCCTCGCAGCGCGCACGTTGGCTGGCGGACAAGGAAAACGCGGCCGATCTGGTCGGTGGCGTGCGCCTGCAGCAGACCGAAGGCACGCTGGCCAATGTGCTGCTGGACCTGGCCCAGAGCGGTTACATGAAGGCCTCCGAAGACGCGGCCGGGCATGTGCTGGGGGGCCTGAAGCGGATCGGCAACAACCACAAACCGAACATCGAACGCGCCAACTTCGCGGTGCTGCGCACCTCGGACATGCCGGCGATGCTGGTGGAAACCGCGTTCATTTCCAACCCGGATGAAGAGCGCCGCCTGATCGACCCGGCCTACCAGCGCAAGATCGCCGGCGCCGTGCTCGATGGCGTGCATACCTTCTTCAGCCGGCAGCCGCCGCCGGGGACGTTGTACGCGGCGCGTGCGCAGGCCGAGATCGACGCAGCCGGCACCATGGCAGGCGGCAGCAAGTAAGCCGGTCCGCGTGCCGGGTAGCGCCGGGCCATGCCCGGCGGGCGTGTGGCTCCGCTATCATCGACCCATGAAGTCTGCTGCCCATCCTCTCCCATGAGCGCGCCCGGCCCGCGTCCGATCCGGCCGTTGCCGGAAATCCTGATCAACCAGATCGCCGCTGGCGAAGTGGTCGAGCGTCCTGCGTCGGTGGTGAAGGAACTGGTCGAGAATGCGATCGATGCCGGTGCCAGCCGCGTCGACATCGATCTGGAAGAGGGCGGTGTGCGCCTGATCCGCATCCGTGACAATGGCAGTGGCATCGCACCGGAGCAGTTGCCGCTGGCGGTATCGCGCCACGCCACCAGCAAGATCGCCGACCTGGACGATCTGGAATCGGTGGCGACACTGGGGTTCCGCGGTGAAGCGCTGCCGTCGATCGCTTCGGTCAGCCGCTTCACCCTGGCCTCGCGCCGCGCGCATGACGAACACGGCTCGGCGTTGCAGATCGAAGGCGGCAAGATCGGTGAGGTCACCCCGCGCGCGCATGCACCGGGTACCACGGTGGAAGTGCGCGAGCTGTTCTACAACGTGCCGGCGCGGCGCAAGTTCCTGCGCGCCGAACGCACCGAGCTGGGTCATATCGAAGAATGGCTGCGGTCATTGGCACTGGCGCGACCGGACGTCGAGCTGCGCGTGTCGCACAACGGCAAGGCCTCGCGTCGTTACAAGCCGGGTGATCTGTATTCCGATGCGCGTCTGGCCGAGACGCTGGGCGAGGACTTCGCCAACCAGGCCGTGCGCGTGGACCACAGCGGTGCCGGCCTGCGCCTGCACGGCTGGATCGCGCAACCGCACTATTCGCGCGCCAGTGCCGATCAGCAGTATCTGTACGTCAACGGCCGCTCGGTGCGTGATCGCAGCGTTGCCCATGCGGTGAAGATGGCGTACGGCGATGTGCTGTACCACGGCCGCCAGCCGGCCTACGTGCTTTTCCTGGAGCTGGACCCGACCCGCGTCGACGTCAATGTGCACCCGGCCAAGCATGAGGTGCGTTTCCGCGATTCGCGGCTGGTGCACGATTTCGTCTACCGCACCCTGAAGGATGCGCTGGCCGAGACCCGTGCCGGTGTGTCGGCACAGGAGATCGGTGCAGGCGCTGCGCACCCGGCCGACACCGCAGCGGCACCGATGGCCTCGAGCGTGGGCGCATCCGGCTTCGGCCTGGTCCGCGGGCCTGCGCCCGGTGCCGGTTCGGGCGGCAGCAGTGGAGGCTTCTCCGGCTGGCGCCCGCAGCAACCGTTGGGGCTGCAGGTGGCCGATGCGCCAGCGGCCTATGCGGCGCTGTACGCCACGCCGGCCGGTGCCGAGCGCGCGGCGCCGATGCCGCCGATGCCGACCGAGAACGGCCTGCCGGTCACCCGTGCAGACGCCGGCGTACCGCCGCTCGGCTATGCGATCGCGCAGCTGCACGGCATCTACATCCTGGCCGAGAACGCCGAAGGCCTGATCGTGGTCGACATGCATGCCGCGCACGAGCGCATCGGCTATGAGCGCCTGAAGAATGCGCACGATGGCATCGGCCTGCAGTCGCAGCCGTTGCTGGTGCCGATCACGCTGGCGGTGGGCGAACGCGAGGCCGACACCGCGGAGAGTGAAGCCGAAACGCTGGCCGCACTGGGCTTCGAAGTGACCCGTGCCGGCCCGGGGGCGCTGCACGTACGCAGCCTTCCGGCACTGCTGGCCCATGCCGAGCCGGAAGGGTTGCTGCGCGATGTACTGACCGATCTGCGCGAACATGGCCAGAGCCGGCGCGTGGCCAGCGCGCGCGACGAACTGCTGTCGACGATGGCCTGCCACGGCGCAGTGCGCGCCAACCGGCGCCTGACCGTGCCGGAAATGAACGCGCTGCTGCGCGACATGGAAATCACCGAGCGGTCCGGCCAGTGCAACCACGGCCGACCGACCTGGGCCCGTTTTTCGCTGGCGGAGATCGACCGCTGGTTCCTGCGCGGACGTTGAGGGGAGCATCGATGCGTAACTGGGCAATGAGTGGCCTGCTGGTCGCCTGGATGTTGGCCGCCTGCAGCCCGGCGACACCACCGGCACCGGCGGCGGTGGAGGATCCGGCGTTTGCCGCCGCGCAGCAGCAGTGGCGCGTGGCGCGCTATCAGGACCTGACCCGGGCCGATGGCTGGACGGCGCTGGTGGGGCTGCATTGGCTGCAGAACAAATCGCACTTCGTCGGTAGCGGGGCCACCAATGGCATCCGCCTGGCGGTGGGTCCGGAAAAGCTCGGTCTGTTGCGCCGGGAAGGCAGCCAGTGGTGGTTCACGCCGGAAGCGGGCGCCGAGGTCAGCCATGACGGGCAACCGGTGCGCGGACGCATCCGGGTCGACACCGACAAGGATCCGCAGCCGACCCTGCTCGCCTTCGATGGTGGCAAGGGCCAGCTCAGCATCATCCGCCGTGGTCCGCGCGATGCACTGCGGGTGAAGCATGCCGACGCACCTGCGCGCCGCGATTTCGCCGGCCTGCAGTACTGGCCCGGTGGCGCTGACTGGCAGGTGCAGGCGCGCTTCATCGCGCATCCGGCGGGCAAGACCCTGCCCATCGTCGACATCACCGGCTTGACCACGCAGATGCCCAATGCCGGCGCCGTCGAATTCGAGCGTGATGGCCGCCGCTGGCGCCTGGAGGCGATCGGCGCGCCCGGCCAACCGCTGTTCCTGATCTTTGCTGACCGCAGCAGCGGCCGCGGCAGTTATCCGGCCGGTCGTTACCTGGATACCGACGCGCCCGCAGCCGACGGTACGGTGCGTATCGATTTCAACCACGCCTACAACCCGCCATGCGCGTTCACCGCCTACGCGACCTGTCCGCTGGCGCCGCCGGAAAACCGGCTCGACCTGCGCGTGGAAGCGGGCGAGAAGGCCTATCACCTGCCTGAAGGAGAAGGCTGACCATGCCGATCAGACACCTGTTCCGCGCCACCTTGTTGCTGGCGGCCTGCGCAATCGCGCCGCTGGCCCCGGCCCGTGACGCCCCGTCCACCCCTGCCGGAACCGCAGCTGCCGCCAAGCCGCCGGTGCCGCTGCTGTGGAAAGTCACTGGCCCGGGCGATGCGCGCCTGTACCTGCTGGGGTCGTTCCATCTGCTGAAGCCGCAGGACTATCCGTTGTCGGCCGATGTCGAGCAGGCGTTCGAGGCCTCGCAGCGGGTGGTGTTCGAGTTGTCACCGGAAGACATGCAGTCGCCGCAGCTGGTCAGCCGCATGGTGCAGGCCGCGACCCGCACCGATGGCAGCGAGCTCAAGCGCGATCTCGATGCCGCGACCTGGCAGAAGCTGCAGGCCTTTGCCGCCGAGAACCAGCTGCCGCTGGCACAGATGCAGGGCATGAAGCCGTGGTTTGTCGGCCTGAGCATTTCAGTGGGCCAGATGCAGAAGCTGGGGCTGGACCCGGCGCTGGGCCTGGACCGGCATTTCATGGAGCGCGCGCAGAAGACCGGCCGCAAGACCGCAGGGCTGGAGGACATCGACACGCAGATCGGCACGCTCAATGGCATGACGCTGCAGGAGCAGCGGCAGATGCTGGCCGAGGCACTGGACCAGGCCGGCAAGGCTGACGAGCAGGCACGCCAGCTGCACGATGCGTGGCGCCGCGGTGATGAGCGCCTGCTGTGGACGAAGATGGCGGCGGAAATGCGCCAGCAGTATCCGCAGCTGTATCAGCGCATCAACACCGGGCGCAACGACGCATGGGTGCCCAGGCTGGTGCCGTACCTGCAGGCCGGGCAGGGCGGCACGCTGGTGGTGGTGGGCACGCTGCACCTGCTGGGCAGCGACGGCGTGGTCGAGAAGCTGAAGACCAAGGGCTACAAGGTCGAGCGCGTGTGCACCGGGTGCAAGGCGAAACGTTGACGCCTCGCCGCTGAACCACAAAACGAGAACGGCGCGCCAGGGGCGCGCCGTTCTCGTTCCGGCCCGGACCGTGGCTCAGCGGCGGGTCTTGCCGCCGGTGCCGGTTCCCGGTTCGTTCGGCTTGTTGCCGGTACCGGTGCCGGTGCCGCCCGGGCGCGGGCCGCCGAAACCGGTGCCCATGCTGCGCTGGAATTCCTGCCACAATTCCAGATTGCGTTCGGTCAGCTGGTTCATCATCGCCCACGGGGTCTGCCCCAGCAGGTTGCCCATCTGCTGGCGGAACTGCTGCTGCTGGTCGAGGAAGACCTGCATGCTGCGCTCCAGGTAATTGCCCATGAAGCCCTGCAGCGAATCGCCATAGAAACGGATCAATTGGCTGAGCAGCTGGGTGGAGAGCATCGGTTCGCCGTCCTGTTCCTGGTCGGCGATGATCTGCAGCAGGACCGAACGGGTGAGGTCGTCGCCGCTCTTGGCGTCGCGGACTTCGAAGTCTTCACCGTCCAGGATCAGCTGGCGCACGTCCTCGATGGTGATGTAGCTGGAAATCTCAGTGTCGTAGAGACGGCGGTTCGGATACTTCTTGATGATGCGGGTCGCAGCCATTGAAGCGGTCACTCGTCACAGTAGATGCGCAGCATGGCGCAGTGCAGCAGCGGTTGCAACCGCCTCAGCCCCCGCCAGGCTTGGCTTTCAGGGGCGATCATGTTGCGCAACAAGGGTTTGCGTGTTGCGCAGCATGACCATCGGCAGGGGCCGCCGGCGTACGCCGCATCAGGCCCCTGCGCGGCTTACCAGCCCATGTGGTGGCCGCCGTTGATGTCCAGGTTGCTGCCGGTGATCCACGAGGCCTCGTCGGCCACCAGGAAGGACACCCCGTAGGCGATCTCTTCCGGCTTGCCCAGCCGCCCGGTGGGGATGTCGGCGATGATCTTGGCGCGCACCTCTTCGGGCACGGCCATCACCATGTCCGTCGCCACGTAGCCGGGCGAAATGGTGTTGACGGTGATGCCGAAGCCGGCGTTCTCGCGGGCCAGCGAGATGGTGAAGCCGTGCATGCCCGCCTTGGCCGCTGCGTAGTTGGCCTGGCCGTACTGGCCCTTCAGGCCGTTGATCGAGCTGATCTGGATGACCCGGCCCCAGCCGCGGCGACGCATGCCTTCAATCACCGGGCGGGTGACATTGAACACCGAGTTGAGATTGGTGTTGATCACATCGTGCCACTGGTCGGCGCGCATGCGGTGGAAGGTGGTGTCGCGGGTGATGCCGGCGTTGTTGACCAGGATCTCGACCGGGCCGAGCTCGGCTTCCACCGCGCGCACCAGCGCTTCGGCGCTGTCCGGATCGGAGACATCGCCCGGGAAGATCGCCACGCGGTAGCCACGCTCGGTCATGGCCTGCTGCCAGGCGCGTGCCTTGGCTTCGTCGCGGTAGTTGGTGGCGACCCGGTGGCCCTGGTCGGCCAGGCGTTGGCAGATGGCGGTACCGATGCCGCCGGTTCCGCCGGTGACCAGTGCGACGCGAGATGTCATGGAGTGCTGTCCGGATATCAGGTGGGGGAAGGGGGATTCTGCAACATCGGCGCGGAAAGTGCGCCGGGCGGCAACAGGATGTCGGCGCGCGGCAACCGTGCCGGGTCGAAGGCCTGTTGCGCGCGGGCCAGCAGCGCGTCCAGGTCCTGGGCCGCATCCAGCGCGGCGGGCGCCTGACCGAGCAGCTGCCAGAGCTGGCGCAGCACCGGCAGCGGGCGCCGGGTGTCCACTGGCAGCGCGGCC
Proteins encoded in this region:
- the phbB gene encoding acetoacetyl-CoA reductase, which produces MTSRVALVTGGTGGIGTAICQRLADQGHRVATNYRDEAKARAWQQAMTERGYRVAIFPGDVSDPDSAEALVRAVEAELGPVEILVNNAGITRDTTFHRMRADQWHDVINTNLNSVFNVTRPVIEGMRRRGWGRVIQISSINGLKGQYGQANYAAAKAGMHGFTISLARENAGFGITVNTISPGYVATDMVMAVPEEVRAKIIADIPTGRLGKPEEIAYGVSFLVADEASWITGSNLDINGGHHMGW
- the queG gene encoding tRNA epoxyqueuosine(34) reductase QueG, producing the protein MSPVPAPVDPAQAVQRIRELARAHGFQRCGIAGIELGEDEAHLADWLGQGLYGTMDWMARHGTLRARPAELLPGTVRVISVGMDYSHKDDTEAWATLADPGRAYVARYALGRDYHKLMRNRLQKLATQINDEVAPLGYRVFVDSAPVLERALARNAGLGWIGKHTCLIDRHGGSWFFIGEIYIDIPLPIDTPATAHCGTCTRCIDVCPTRAITGPQRLDARRCISYLTIEHDGAIPEDMRPLMGNRIYGCDDCQLVCPWNKFAKRTDEADFRARNNLDTARLDQLFGWDEAEFLRRTEGSPIRRSGHERWLRNIAVALGNAPASAEALAALHTRIDDPSPLVREHVQWALAQHAPR
- the mutL gene encoding DNA mismatch repair endonuclease MutL, which translates into the protein MSAPGPRPIRPLPEILINQIAAGEVVERPASVVKELVENAIDAGASRVDIDLEEGGVRLIRIRDNGSGIAPEQLPLAVSRHATSKIADLDDLESVATLGFRGEALPSIASVSRFTLASRRAHDEHGSALQIEGGKIGEVTPRAHAPGTTVEVRELFYNVPARRKFLRAERTELGHIEEWLRSLALARPDVELRVSHNGKASRRYKPGDLYSDARLAETLGEDFANQAVRVDHSGAGLRLHGWIAQPHYSRASADQQYLYVNGRSVRDRSVAHAVKMAYGDVLYHGRQPAYVLFLELDPTRVDVNVHPAKHEVRFRDSRLVHDFVYRTLKDALAETRAGVSAQEIGAGAAHPADTAAAPMASSVGASGFGLVRGPAPGAGSGGSSGGFSGWRPQQPLGLQVADAPAAYAALYATPAGAERAAPMPPMPTENGLPVTRADAGVPPLGYAIAQLHGIYILAENAEGLIVVDMHAAHERIGYERLKNAHDGIGLQSQPLLVPITLAVGEREADTAESEAETLAALGFEVTRAGPGALHVRSLPALLAHAEPEGLLRDVLTDLREHGQSRRVASARDELLSTMACHGAVRANRRLTVPEMNALLRDMEITERSGQCNHGRPTWARFSLAEIDRWFLRGR
- a CDS encoding TraB/GumN family protein encodes the protein MPIRHLFRATLLLAACAIAPLAPARDAPSTPAGTAAAAKPPVPLLWKVTGPGDARLYLLGSFHLLKPQDYPLSADVEQAFEASQRVVFELSPEDMQSPQLVSRMVQAATRTDGSELKRDLDAATWQKLQAFAAENQLPLAQMQGMKPWFVGLSISVGQMQKLGLDPALGLDRHFMERAQKTGRKTAGLEDIDTQIGTLNGMTLQEQRQMLAEALDQAGKADEQARQLHDAWRRGDERLLWTKMAAEMRQQYPQLYQRINTGRNDAWVPRLVPYLQAGQGGTLVVVGTLHLLGSDGVVEKLKTKGYKVERVCTGCKAKR
- the phaR gene encoding polyhydroxyalkanoate synthesis repressor PhaR, with the protein product MAATRIIKKYPNRRLYDTEISSYITIEDVRQLILDGEDFEVRDAKSGDDLTRSVLLQIIADQEQDGEPMLSTQLLSQLIRFYGDSLQGFMGNYLERSMQVFLDQQQQFRQQMGNLLGQTPWAMMNQLTERNLELWQEFQRSMGTGFGGPRPGGTGTGTGNKPNEPGTGTGGKTRR
- a CDS encoding N-acetylmuramoyl-L-alanine amidase, with protein sequence MRPGNRLIAICAAVGLGLASVSAWAGEVRQVLLNTGATGTRAEISLVGSGGYKTLSLAGPNRLVVDFPDSSAIRNLKMPAAQGVVTAVRTGQPVPGTFRVVFDLAESVAPFRPQMQREGNESKLVIEWPGDGPAVAAQRPAPTLPAPTTAPAPSAAESAQSRTDAARATALLTAQVQQQASATAAAPAAPTPAPSTAPVQVAAAGTTASSTPSSSPAAILAGQRTAAVVSTPPATVPTPAPAAPVEAPRPAMPSDASRIRMQPGMRHLVVAIDPGHGGQDPGAIGPTGKREKDVTLAVARELARQVNATPGLKAYLTRDSDVFIPLPMRAQKARANKADIFISIHADAAENRSATGSSVYVLSTKGASSQRARWLADKENAADLVGGVRLQQTEGTLANVLLDLAQSGYMKASEDAAGHVLGGLKRIGNNHKPNIERANFAVLRTSDMPAMLVETAFISNPDEERRLIDPAYQRKIAGAVLDGVHTFFSRQPPPGTLYAARAQAEIDAAGTMAGGSK
- a CDS encoding NAD(P)H-hydrate dehydratase codes for the protein MPDLSLLFDTAAARTLDARASALAGDGGWGLMAQAGLAGWQCLLQQWPEARALCVLVGAGNNGGDGYVLATHALRSGRPVQVVTLPGKAPATALARQAAADFAAAGGCVVAFDGQLPAAEVYVDALFGLGLDRAPAGEALALIEALNSTTAPVLALDVPSGVDADNGRVPGGAVKAEVTLQFIACHRGLYTGDALEHVGQRRLAPLELPDAAWDGIAASAQRWTGERLPALLPPRRANTHKGESGHVLCIGGNHGSGGAVMLAAAAALRAGAGLVSVGSRRDHVAPLLARLPEAMSHALEDGDALPALLDRARVVAIGPGLGQDEWARALSARALACGKPLVVDADALNLLAQDPHALPEAILTPHPGEAARLLGCRTADIQADRYASAQALAERFHAVVVLKGAGSIVAAPAQLPRLIAAGNPGMAVGGMGDLLTGIIASLRAQGLCAFDAAAAGALLHALAGDAAAAEGARGLLPTDLLAPLRRLANPEHSP
- the tsaE gene encoding tRNA (adenosine(37)-N6)-threonylcarbamoyltransferase complex ATPase subunit type 1 TsaE; the encoded protein is MTDFFLADSDATERLGQWLAASRPPQALVELRGDLGAGKSTTARALLRALGVQGAIRSPTYTLVERYPLASGGEAWHLDLYRIGQAGELDFLGLDEGGAVLWLVEWPERGAGALPPTDLVVALEIEGHGRRVRLTAASDIGREWLQRLPQGGDLQAISAG
- a CDS encoding DUF1684 domain-containing protein, with protein sequence MRNWAMSGLLVAWMLAACSPATPPAPAAVEDPAFAAAQQQWRVARYQDLTRADGWTALVGLHWLQNKSHFVGSGATNGIRLAVGPEKLGLLRREGSQWWFTPEAGAEVSHDGQPVRGRIRVDTDKDPQPTLLAFDGGKGQLSIIRRGPRDALRVKHADAPARRDFAGLQYWPGGADWQVQARFIAHPAGKTLPIVDITGLTTQMPNAGAVEFERDGRRWRLEAIGAPGQPLFLIFADRSSGRGSYPAGRYLDTDAPAADGTVRIDFNHAYNPPCAFTAYATCPLAPPENRLDLRVEAGEKAYHLPEGEG